From the Flavobacterium gyeonganense genome, the window TGCTTCCATAAGAATTTGAAATGTAATCTTTGAACGAAGAAAAAATTCCGCCAAGTACATTTTCTGGAGTAATGCTTTCTTTAGTTTTCTGTAAACTTAAAACCAATTTCTGATAATTGATCTCTTTTTGGAGTTTCAAAATTTCAAGATCCTTCTCTATTTCAGCATACGATGAGTACTTTTTTACTTCCATAAATTAATCGTTAAAAAAGATTTCTGAAAATTTCTCTAAAATCGGACCTTCAACAAACTTATCTTTTATAAAGAAAAGTAAAATTGTAAACACAAAATAGATCCCCCCTACTGCTAAAAATCCGAGTGCATTACTTTCGAATAAAGATCCAAAAGCATAAGCAGCAGCAAAAGATCCAAAAATCATTACCATACTAAAACATAATAAAATCAACGTAAACTTAAATATTAAAGTTGTTGATTTCATTGCTACTTTAAAACCCCATAATTTATAATAAGCTAAATTACTGTCAATATAAGCTTTAGTATTTTCCTGTATATTCTCTGTATTTTCTTTTAGTTCTTCAAAAGCCATAATTTTAAATTTCATTAAAAAAAGAAACACAAAACAAACTGTTTATAAATTGAATGTCAATATTATAAAATATTTAATCAACTATAAATCAGGTAAACTTTGTGTTTCCTCGATTATTACTTTTGATATTTAGCATTTTGTGTCTTTAAATCAGCTAGTTTAGATTCTAAAAAAGAAATAACTTCTTCTGTTTTATGACTTACATTTGAAAGTAATTCATCAAAAGTTCCATCAAGACTCTCTGTAGCACTTGCAAATTTTTCACGCAAAACTTCTGAACTTGCTTCTAAGGAGTCTTTTAAATTGTTGGCAGTATCTCCCAGATTTTCTTTAATTTTTGCTCTTGTGTTTGAGCCTTTATCAGGAGCTAACAAAATTCCTATCGCTGCACCTACAGCTGCACCGGCTAAAATTGCTGCAATCGTATTTGAATTGTTTGACATAATATTAAAATTTAAAGTGATTAATAAAGATACTCTTTTCTGAATTATAAAATTTCATATTTGACCTTTAGTATAAAAATACTGACTTTATAAACAATTGAATGTTAACAACCCATTAAACTGGCAAAATTGAGGTTGAAAATTAAAATTAGACCATTAAATCAATAATAATTCAAAAGATGAT encodes:
- a CDS encoding DUF6327 family protein, translating into MEVKKYSSYAEIEKDLEILKLQKEINYQKLVLSLQKTKESITPENVLGGIFSSFKDYISNSYGSILPSILPFIINWFLNKKRGN
- a CDS encoding YtxH domain-containing protein, whose protein sequence is MSNNSNTIAAILAGAAVGAAIGILLAPDKGSNTRAKIKENLGDTANNLKDSLEASSEVLREKFASATESLDGTFDELLSNVSHKTEEVISFLESKLADLKTQNAKYQK